One region of Alosa sapidissima isolate fAloSap1 chromosome 1, fAloSap1.pri, whole genome shotgun sequence genomic DNA includes:
- the LOC121718468 gene encoding verrucotoxin subunit beta-like, producing MASLDDTIETAALGRPFQLGMLYECRKDALIPGTTLWDQEEVQRNTSVKQQNNTEFKVTTSDTIEEKSDSLKISGSLKLSLLGGLVDVGGSAKYFKDTKKSNKQARVTLQYKTTTKFETLTMSHLGRGQVSHPNVFKDDTATHVVTAILYGAGAYFVFDRESSSEDKKEQVEGEVKLTFNKLKNLTVDADASLNMDDTEKTAVEKFSCTFHGDFNLGTNPTSFSDAVRVYTDLPNMLGENGEHAVPLRVWLYPLCKLDSRAARLVRDISNNLIRYSSDIIESLTRTEMRCRDILKDTAAAAFPALAMKVQNYMQMGHQYKLDLMQKLGSVLPLIRGGGKEESALLDILKAHESSPFNSKDLEQWLKKKGIH from the exons ATGGCCTCACTTGATGATACCATAGAGACAGCAGCCCTGGGAAGACCATTCCAGCTCGGGATGCTGTATGAGTGCAGGAAGGACGCTCTTATTCCAG GTACAACCTTATGGGATCAAGAGGAGGTGCAGAGGAACACAAGTGTGAAACAACAAAATAATACTGAATTTAAGGTCACAACATCAGATACAATTGAGGAGAAGTCGGATTCATTGAAGATCTCTGGCTCTCTGAAACTAAGTCTCTTGGGAGGACTGGTGGATGTGGGAGGATCAGCTAAATATTTCAAAGACACAAAGAAATCCAACAAACAAGCACGTGTGACTCTTCAGTACAAAACAACCACAAAATTTGAAACATTAACAATGTCTCACCTGGGTCGTGGGCAGGTGTCTCATCCTAATGTGTTTAAAGATGACACTGCCACTCATGTCGTCACGGCCATCTTGTACGGAGCTGGTGCCTactttgtgtttgacagagaaTCATCTTCAGAGGATAAGAAGGAACAAGTGGAGGGGGAGGTTAAACTCACCTTCAATAAACTGAAAAACCTCACAGTAGATGCTGATGCATCTTTAAACATGGATGATACAGAAAAGACAGCAGTTGAGAAATTTAGCTGCACATTTCATGGGGATTTTAATTTAGGCACCAACCCAACATCCTTCAGTGATGCTGTGAGAGTTTACACAGATCTTCCAAACATGCTGGGAGAGAATGGAGAACATGCTGTTCCACTCAGGGTGTGGCTGTACCCTCTGTGCAAGTTGGATTCAAGAGCTGCAAGACTGGTAAGAGACATCAGCAATAACCTCATCAGATATTCATCAGACATCATAGAGAGTTTGACCAGGACAGAGATGAGATGCAGAGACATACTGAaagacacagcagcagcagcatttcCTGCCCTGGCAATGAAGGTTCAGAATTACATGCAGATGGGCCATCAGTACAAGCTTGACCTCATGCAGAAGCTCGGGTCAGTGCTTCCTTTAATCCGAGGGGGTGGGAAAGAGGAGAGTGCTCTATTAGACATTCTGAAGGCACATGAGAGTTCTCCATTCAACAGCAAAGACCTGGAACAGTGGCTCAAAAAAAAGGGGATACACTGA